TCGGGGGGGTACGCGAACCAGTTGCTCGCGGACTTGTCTGGATCGGCGCCCCAACGCAGAAACACCGTGAACTGGCCACGAATCCCGGCCGCGACCTCGTTCGCCTCCTTCCACCACTCTGATTTGCCGCCGTTGCTGAGCCGGTTCAGCGAGGTGCTCTTGCGTGGATGCCAGTCCTTTACCGGATCGAAGGTAAAACGCAGGTTTGCCTGCTCGAAAATATCGTTGACGGTTTCGAGCGCGCTCGCGAAAGCCTGAGGTGTGACGCTGCAGGAACGGGAGCCGTCGTCATCGGACAAGGGAATCGCATGGATGCGAATTGTATAGGTGACAGCCATGGTTCTGCTCCTCGTTCCTGCGCCGGCACGCAGGGATGGCGCGAACACCGCCGTGCCCGTGGTGCTCTCGATGCGGCAGGTGCCGCCGTGGAGAGAACAAACCTGGCTGCGCGGGCAGTCCCGGCACCATCCATCCTGAGACAATGGGTGGGCGGAAGGGCGGCTTGAACAGGCGTATCCCCCCGAGTCCGCTCATGCAGGCGCAAACCTGCTAATTTCCCGGCCGGTCTCGCCACGCGGCACAGGAGAAACGATGAGCGCAAGCGACGGTATCGATCTGACGAGCGAGAGCTTCTTCGCCAATCCCTTCCCCACGTTCGAGCGGTTGCGCACCCAGCAGCCTGTCTACTTCTTCGAGCCCTACCAGTCCTTCATCCTCACGCGGGGTGCCGACATCGAGGCGGTCACCAAGAGTCCGTGTTTCTCCTCGCGGCGCGCGAACGAGATGCTCGGGGGGCTCGGGCTGCTGGGAGAGGACGAGACGTCGAAGAAGATGCTCGCCACCTGGTCACGGCTCGTCTTCTTCCAGGATCCTCCCCGCCACACGCTGCTGCGCCAGCTCGTCATGAAGGGCTTCACGCCGACGGTGCTCGAGCGCTTCCGCCCCCAGCTCGCCTCGCTCGTGGAGCGGGCCCTGGAGAAGGGACGGCGCCAGGGGGAGATGGACGTCGTCGCGGACTTCGCGGAGCCCATCGCCATCAATGCCATCGCCGAGCTGTTCGCGCTTCCCGAGGCGGACCGGCCGCAGTTCATGCGCTGGTCGAAAGACCTGCTCAAGCCCGCGGGCGTGGGGGTCGGCACGGACGAGGCGAGGACCTCCGTGCGGCGGACCTCCAACGACATGGTGGCTTACCTGACGGACCTCGTCGAGAAGCGCCGTGCGGCCCCTGGCGAGGATCTCGTCAGCCAGCTCATCGCGGGGGAGGAGGGCAATGCCCAGCTCGCGGGCGAGGCCGTCATCCAGTCCTTCCAGATGATCGGCGCGGGCTTCGTCACGTCGACGAACCAGCTCACCAACACGGTCCTCGCGCTCCTCAAGCACCCCGAGCCGCTGCGCGCGTTGCGGCAGGACCCGGGCCTCACCCGGGGCGCCATCGAGGAGAGCTTGCGCCATGAGCCGGCCATCCTGTCCATCAACCGGCTGTGCGTGGAGGACACGGAGCTGGGCGGCACCAGGATTCCCAAGGGGCGGTTCGTCTACGCGATGGCCGCCGCGGCCAACCGCGATCCCGCCGTGTTCCCCGATCCGGATCGCTTCGACATCACCCGGACGGCCAACCGCCATATGACCTTTGGGGTTGGCGCGCACTACTGCCCCGGCGCCTCGCTCGTGCGTCTCGAGGTCGAGGAGGCCCTGCGCGCCCTGCTCACGCTTCCGCGCTGGGAACTCGCGGGAAAGCCCTTCGACTACCAGGGCTCCAACTTCCAGGATCGTGGGCCCAGCTCGCTGCACGTGCGCTTCCCGAGAGCCTGAGTCACTGAAGGGGGTGCCCCTCGGCTCCCTCCCGTACTTCTCCAGCAGCACCTTCAGGCCCAACGCCTTCGCCTCCTCCGGTTATCCCAACAGACTCCTGGCGGGGCCGGCCCGGCGCAAGGCTTCGAGCCCCTGCGCGTGGGTCACCTGCCCCACGTAGCCCAGCTCCCGGCGGGCCTTGTCATCCTTCAACGTCACCTCGCGCCCCAGCAGATAGACCGCCAGGCGGAGGGCCGGCGCGCGCGCCCCCGGCACCAGGGCGCGCCAGAGGCCCTCGGTCAGGTGAGCCGCGGCCCGTGCGACCCCGAAGGAGATGTTGCCCACGTTGGCCTGGATGCCCTGGGTCTCCAGCAGTTGGGTGAGGAAGGCGCGCAGCTCGACCGGCGGTCCATCCGTGAGGAAATACACCTCCCCTCCCCGGCCGCGCTCGGCCGCCCGGAGCATGCCTTCACAGACATTGGCCAC
Above is a window of Stigmatella erecta DNA encoding:
- a CDS encoding cytochrome P450, with amino-acid sequence MSASDGIDLTSESFFANPFPTFERLRTQQPVYFFEPYQSFILTRGADIEAVTKSPCFSSRRANEMLGGLGLLGEDETSKKMLATWSRLVFFQDPPRHTLLRQLVMKGFTPTVLERFRPQLASLVERALEKGRRQGEMDVVADFAEPIAINAIAELFALPEADRPQFMRWSKDLLKPAGVGVGTDEARTSVRRTSNDMVAYLTDLVEKRRAAPGEDLVSQLIAGEEGNAQLAGEAVIQSFQMIGAGFVTSTNQLTNTVLALLKHPEPLRALRQDPGLTRGAIEESLRHEPAILSINRLCVEDTELGGTRIPKGRFVYAMAAAANRDPAVFPDPDRFDITRTANRHMTFGVGAHYCPGASLVRLEVEEALRALLTLPRWELAGKPFDYQGSNFQDRGPSSLHVRFPRA